One stretch of Cohnella algarum DNA includes these proteins:
- a CDS encoding ABC transporter substrate-binding protein, producing MPKSKAFGLLLATTLIAGLLAACGGGGSNAPETNASASAPPASASGSEPRESEPAKSVTISLLTDNTQDAVNSAKALIEAFHAKHPNITVEHETRPQGSEGDNFVKTRLATGDMNDVFFYNSGSLMQALNPEQNLLDLTNEPFQANVVDVFKPTVTFNGNIYGAPAGSTMGGGWFYNKKVYADLGLSVPKTWDELMANNDRIKAAGLTPIIGSYKETWTSQLIVLADYYNVQAQEPNFAADYTANKAKYATTPAALRSFEKLEQTVGYMNKDFLATTYDAGLKMLAEGKGVHYPMLTFAIPALLQNFPDQMDNIGFFAQPGDNADRNGLTVWMPGAAYIYKNGAHIEEAKTFVEFVASVEGMAAMATVSKPSGPYVIKGAELPEDTPQVVKDMIPYFDGNLTAPALEFVSPIKGPSLEQITVEVGSGQRSAKDAAEMYDKDVEKQAQQLGLEGW from the coding sequence ATGCCGAAATCGAAAGCATTCGGATTGCTGCTCGCGACGACGCTGATCGCCGGCCTGCTCGCGGCTTGCGGCGGAGGGGGCAGCAACGCGCCGGAGACAAATGCAAGCGCTTCCGCGCCTCCGGCTTCCGCCAGCGGCTCGGAGCCGCGGGAGAGCGAACCGGCCAAGAGCGTCACCATTTCGCTGCTGACCGACAATACGCAGGACGCGGTCAACAGCGCGAAAGCGCTCATCGAAGCGTTCCACGCCAAACATCCGAACATTACGGTCGAGCACGAAACGCGCCCGCAGGGCAGCGAGGGCGACAACTTCGTCAAGACGCGGCTCGCCACCGGCGACATGAACGACGTCTTTTTCTACAATTCCGGCTCGCTGATGCAGGCGCTGAACCCGGAACAGAATTTGCTCGATTTGACGAACGAGCCGTTCCAGGCGAACGTGGTCGACGTATTCAAGCCTACCGTCACGTTCAACGGCAACATTTACGGCGCTCCGGCGGGCTCGACGATGGGCGGCGGCTGGTTTTACAACAAAAAAGTGTACGCCGATCTCGGCTTGTCCGTGCCGAAAACGTGGGACGAACTGATGGCGAACAACGACAGGATCAAGGCGGCGGGCCTGACGCCGATCATCGGCTCGTACAAGGAGACGTGGACCTCTCAGCTGATCGTGCTGGCCGATTACTACAACGTGCAGGCGCAGGAACCGAACTTCGCGGCCGATTATACCGCCAACAAGGCGAAATACGCGACCACCCCCGCCGCTTTGCGAAGCTTCGAGAAGCTGGAGCAGACGGTCGGCTACATGAACAAGGATTTTCTCGCGACGACCTATGACGCGGGCTTGAAGATGCTGGCGGAGGGGAAGGGCGTCCATTATCCGATGCTGACCTTCGCCATCCCGGCCCTGCTGCAAAATTTCCCGGACCAGATGGACAATATCGGCTTTTTCGCCCAGCCCGGGGACAACGCGGATCGGAACGGGCTTACGGTATGGATGCCGGGAGCCGCTTACATTTACAAAAACGGCGCCCATATCGAGGAAGCGAAAACGTTCGTCGAATTCGTCGCCTCCGTCGAGGGCATGGCCGCGATGGCGACCGTTTCCAAGCCGTCCGGGCCGTACGTCATCAAAGGCGCGGAATTGCCGGAGGACACTCCGCAAGTGGTGAAAGACATGATTCCGTATTTCGACGGCAACCTGACGGCTCCGGCGCTGGAATTCGTCTCCCCGATCAAGGGGCCGAGCCTGGAGCAAATTACGGTCGAAGTCGGCTCCGGCCAGCGATCGGCCAAAGACGCGGCGGAAATGTACGACAAGGACGTCGAAAAGCAGGCGCAGCAGCTCGGCCTTGAAGGCTGGTAA
- a CDS encoding S-layer homology domain-containing protein produces the protein MSRIGKGILKGLGDGRFAPRAPTSRAESIQAIRGAVGA, from the coding sequence ATAAGCCGGATCGGGAAGGGAATTTTGAAAGGCCTAGGAGACGGCCGTTTCGCGCCGAGAGCGCCGACGAGCCGGGCGGAAAGCATTCAGGCCATCCGCGGCGCTGTTGGAGCATGA
- a CDS encoding DEAD/DEAH box helicase gives MSVQLTERMIQSLCGASSYRKGQACRRAGKVSLTLAETDAGRSVYEAAVKDNGNCRVVVEIRRDGNVAAECACSANFSFDKYCKHVAAVLLQILANQRFGEPDGERPASEASEASEATNADAPPDAEETRRVNRVLDLFRHRPRASGGSRSLFESRTPLEAEFIVAPYPAGPRRHLLGIELRIGPSGQYAVPDIREFLGRYERGEELAVSRHFEYDPARHCFAAADDAVFAGLVEVRRHEKLQREAAGALYTGEVGDTRTLPIPPFAWEAVASRLAEAPRAKIRQGERVHDGVRYADKPLPLRFEFDRDEDGSYRLDIRGLNDIHVLEAYGMALTEGGFAKLGPEEGKRLAELQKTMRVGEADRLRIPPRQMEPFMERVVPGLMKLGEVHIARAVSDRIVQSPLDARVYLDRVRERLLVGLEFQYGDIVINPLEDPNARRGEARILVRDGEKEARILELLEAAAFAKTESGFFMQDEESEFDFLHFIVPQLEELARIYATSAVKERLYAGNPSPNISAELDERTNWLEFRFRMDGIPESEIRDVIRSLAEKRKYHRLQNGALLPLDSAEFQEMIRFLNEIGLPESKTGIGDSFALPAARALHLLDARDREGGGIVRLGKSIRRLLAHLRNPDHLDFPVPESLSPVLRDYQQFGYQWLKTLAHYRFGGILADDMGLGKTVQSIAFLVSALPEIRARKQPALIVSPASLMYNWLSELRKFAPGVRAIAADGAKSARIAALKEAANVDAVIVSYPLLRRDIARYAELSFHTLFLDEAQAFKNDATQTARTVKSLRAEHRFALTGTPIENSLEELRSIFDAVFPGLFPDRKAFGELSRETIARRARPFLLRRLKSDVLRELPEKIESMQVSELLPEQKKLYAAYLARLRSETLKHLDENGFRKSRIKILAGLTRLRQICCHPELFVEDYAGGSAKLEQLLQTIEDCRSAGRRMLVFSQFTEMLGLIGRELGYRGVPFFYLDGGTPASERVEICARFNEGERDLFLISLKAGGTGLNLTGADTVVLYDLWWNPAVERQAEDRAHRIGQKKVVQVIRLVAQGTVEEKMHELQQKKKSLMEEVIRPGEEALSALTERDIRELLAIE, from the coding sequence ATGAGCGTTCAACTTACGGAACGGATGATTCAATCGCTATGCGGAGCGAGTTCTTACCGGAAGGGACAGGCCTGCCGGAGGGCGGGAAAGGTATCGCTGACCCTCGCCGAGACGGATGCCGGGCGCTCGGTTTACGAAGCGGCCGTGAAGGACAACGGCAATTGCCGGGTCGTCGTCGAAATTCGGCGGGACGGGAATGTCGCGGCGGAATGCGCTTGTTCCGCGAACTTTTCGTTCGATAAATACTGCAAGCACGTCGCCGCAGTTCTACTGCAAATCTTGGCGAACCAGCGATTCGGGGAGCCGGACGGCGAACGGCCGGCATCCGAAGCGTCCGAAGCGTCCGAAGCGACGAACGCCGACGCTCCCCCGGACGCGGAAGAGACGCGGCGGGTCAATCGCGTGCTGGACTTGTTTCGGCACCGGCCGCGGGCCTCCGGAGGTTCCCGGTCCCTGTTCGAATCCCGAACGCCGCTGGAGGCCGAGTTTATCGTAGCGCCGTACCCGGCCGGCCCTCGCCGGCATTTGCTCGGGATCGAGCTTCGGATCGGGCCGTCCGGCCAATACGCCGTGCCGGACATCCGGGAGTTTCTCGGCCGTTACGAACGGGGGGAAGAGCTGGCCGTCTCCCGCCATTTCGAGTACGATCCGGCCCGGCATTGCTTCGCCGCCGCGGACGACGCGGTTTTCGCCGGGCTCGTCGAGGTCCGGCGCCACGAGAAGCTGCAGCGCGAAGCGGCCGGCGCTTTGTACACGGGCGAAGTCGGGGATACGCGGACGCTGCCGATCCCGCCTTTTGCCTGGGAGGCGGTCGCCTCCCGGCTTGCCGAAGCGCCGCGCGCGAAGATCAGGCAAGGCGAGCGCGTCCATGACGGCGTTCGCTATGCCGACAAGCCGCTTCCGCTGCGGTTCGAGTTCGATCGGGACGAAGACGGGAGCTATCGGCTCGACATCCGCGGACTTAACGACATTCACGTTCTCGAAGCGTACGGGATGGCGCTGACGGAAGGGGGCTTCGCGAAGCTGGGCCCGGAGGAAGGCAAACGGCTGGCCGAACTGCAGAAAACGATGCGAGTGGGCGAAGCGGACCGGCTCCGGATTCCGCCGCGGCAGATGGAGCCGTTCATGGAACGGGTCGTCCCCGGCCTGATGAAGCTGGGAGAAGTGCACATCGCGCGGGCGGTTTCCGACCGCATCGTGCAGTCCCCTTTGGACGCCCGCGTTTATTTGGACCGCGTCCGGGAACGGCTTTTGGTCGGACTGGAGTTCCAATACGGCGACATCGTCATCAATCCGCTGGAAGATCCGAACGCGCGCCGGGGGGAAGCCCGCATTCTCGTGCGGGACGGGGAGAAGGAAGCGCGGATTTTGGAGCTGCTGGAGGCGGCGGCGTTCGCCAAAACCGAGAGCGGTTTTTTCATGCAGGACGAAGAGAGCGAGTTCGATTTTTTGCATTTTATCGTGCCGCAGTTGGAAGAGTTGGCCCGAATTTACGCCACGTCCGCCGTCAAAGAAAGACTGTACGCCGGAAATCCGTCGCCGAACATCTCGGCGGAGCTGGACGAGCGCACGAATTGGCTGGAGTTTCGCTTCCGGATGGACGGCATTCCCGAATCGGAAATCCGCGACGTCATCCGTTCGCTTGCCGAGAAACGAAAATACCACCGGCTGCAAAACGGCGCGCTGCTTCCTTTGGATTCGGCCGAGTTTCAAGAAATGATCCGCTTCCTGAACGAGATCGGGCTGCCCGAAAGCAAAACCGGGATCGGCGACTCGTTCGCTCTTCCCGCCGCCCGCGCGCTTCACCTGCTCGATGCCCGCGATCGCGAGGGCGGCGGCATCGTCCGGCTGGGCAAGTCGATCCGGCGGCTGCTTGCGCATTTGCGGAATCCGGATCATCTCGATTTTCCCGTGCCGGAATCGCTTTCGCCCGTGCTGCGGGATTATCAGCAATTCGGCTACCAATGGCTCAAGACGCTCGCCCATTACCGGTTCGGCGGCATTCTCGCGGACGATATGGGACTTGGAAAAACGGTGCAGAGCATCGCCTTCCTCGTCTCCGCGCTCCCGGAAATCCGAGCCCGCAAGCAGCCGGCTCTCATCGTTTCGCCGGCTTCGCTCATGTACAACTGGCTGAGCGAGCTGCGCAAATTCGCGCCCGGCGTCCGGGCGATCGCCGCCGACGGCGCCAAATCCGCACGGATCGCGGCTTTGAAAGAAGCGGCGAACGTCGACGCCGTCATCGTCTCCTACCCGCTGCTGCGCCGGGATATCGCGCGTTATGCGGAGCTTTCGTTTCATACGCTTTTTCTGGACGAGGCGCAAGCGTTCAAGAACGACGCCACCCAAACCGCGCGAACGGTCAAGTCGCTGCGCGCCGAGCACCGGTTCGCGCTCACCGGAACGCCGATCGAAAATTCGCTGGAGGAGCTGCGGTCGATTTTCGACGCGGTTTTTCCCGGACTTTTTCCGGACCGGAAAGCGTTCGGCGAGCTTTCGCGCGAGACGATCGCGCGGCGCGCCCGCCCGTTTCTGCTGCGGCGGCTGAAAAGCGACGTGCTTCGGGAGCTTCCCGAGAAGATCGAGTCGATGCAGGTGTCCGAGCTGCTGCCGGAGCAGAAGAAGCTTTACGCGGCTTACCTGGCCCGGCTCCGGAGCGAAACGCTGAAGCATTTGGACGAGAACGGCTTTCGGAAGAGCCGGATCAAAATTCTGGCCGGCTTGACGCGGTTGCGCCAAATCTGCTGCCACCCCGAGCTGTTCGTCGAAGACTATGCGGGCGGCTCGGCCAAGCTTGAGCAGCTGCTGCAGACGATCGAGGACTGTCGCAGCGCGGGCAGGCGGATGCTCGTATTCTCCCAATTCACGGAGATGCTCGGGCTGATCGGCCGCGAGCTCGGCTATCGGGGCGTGCCGTTTTTTTACCTTGACGGCGGCACGCCGGCTTCCGAGCGGGTCGAAATCTGCGCGCGCTTCAACGAAGGCGAGCGCGATCTTTTCCTCATTTCGCTCAAAGCCGGCGGCACCGGGCTCAACCTGACGGGCGCGGATACGGTCGTGCTGTACGATCTCTGGTGGAATCCCGCCGTGGAGCGGCAGGCCGAGGATCGCGCGCACCGCATCGGCCAGAAGAAAGTCGTGCAGGTCATTCGCCTCGTCGCCCAAGGCACCGTGGAGGAGAAAATGCACGAGCTGCAGCAAAAGAAAAAATCGCTGATGGAGGAAGTGATCCGGCCCGGCGAAGAGGCGCTTTCCGCGCTCACCGAGCGGGACATCCGCGAGCTGCTGGCGATCGAATGA
- a CDS encoding NADPH-dependent FMN reductase — protein MGLLDKIFEKANEEEQTMEKLNIGIILGSTRQGRVSPQVGEWVKGIADKRGDANYEIVDIADFKLPFLGEADAPGIAAWNEKLASLDGFVFIVQEYNHSITGALKNALDLAREAWNNKAAGIVSYGSTGGARAAEHLRGICGELKIADVRTHPTLSLFTDFENGSTFKPQELHLTNVNAMLDEVVAWSGALKTLRQ, from the coding sequence ATGGGTTTGTTGGATAAAATATTCGAAAAAGCGAACGAGGAGGAACAAACAATGGAAAAATTGAACATCGGCATTATTTTGGGAAGCACGCGCCAAGGCCGCGTAAGCCCGCAGGTGGGCGAATGGGTGAAAGGGATCGCGGACAAGCGCGGCGACGCGAACTATGAGATCGTCGATATCGCCGATTTCAAGCTGCCGTTTCTCGGCGAAGCCGACGCGCCGGGAATCGCGGCCTGGAACGAAAAGCTGGCCAGCCTGGACGGATTCGTTTTTATCGTTCAAGAATACAATCACAGCATTACCGGGGCGCTGAAAAACGCGCTCGACCTGGCACGCGAGGCCTGGAACAACAAGGCCGCGGGCATCGTAAGCTACGGCTCGACGGGCGGCGCGCGCGCGGCCGAGCACCTTCGCGGCATTTGCGGCGAATTGAAAATCGCGGACGTGCGGACGCACCCGACGCTTTCGCTGTTTACCGATTTCGAAAACGGCTCGACGTTCAAGCCGCAAGAGCTGCATCTGACGAATGTCAACGCGATGCTGGATGAAGTGGTGGCATGGAGCGGCGCGTTGAAGACGCTGCGGCAATAA
- a CDS encoding sensor histidine kinase, whose protein sequence is MRDRFFARLRFRRIRSRVLFALIALSVPPLFLLGYLSFNVAKDTLMETNARVNEDHLRTSSEVADLLFRNITNLNRAIVLNGSLRNDLVAGVGRTDEEQSVIRKRMQSELQRMINDNFVDSRFIESICIYNVDYDAFCLGRTDDAGIYEGPSRLAAISGERWHRTAVDAQGRVVFFGYNVLGDSQNSFSTVKLFRDPVSHSGQPIGMLVFNISKSIFGTIFTGAQKYGGEFIALDASAGDVAAMLYPASSAHFRNLEPGDEPAVVSQLQKQGFLVSRHPNETTGWTFLHVIEMKELLRQSNKIATYTTLIASSIAVVAMLISFFLSGSITRPLLQLKKMMVDWTKGARDFGGTFERDEVGAIGESFKRMAAENANLNEKLVRSELKEREAELRTLQAQIKPHFLYNTLDSIYWMATLQKNDDIAQMAVSLSESFKLSLNKGKETIPVFKELKHVEHYLTIQNIRYDRRFAYVQEVEDSILGMEMLKLLLQPLVENAIYHGLEPKIGKGTVRLTGKKEQDFLVFAVEDDGVGIEDMAKTEQGYGLSNVKERLLLYYGPSSSLSIESEAGLGTRIQLKFKPFAKDVNPRAESGAVR, encoded by the coding sequence TTGAGAGATCGCTTTTTCGCCAGGCTTCGCTTCCGGCGCATTCGCAGCCGCGTGCTCTTCGCTTTGATAGCGCTTTCAGTTCCCCCGCTGTTTTTGCTCGGCTATCTTTCCTTCAATGTCGCCAAGGACACGCTCATGGAGACGAACGCGCGAGTCAACGAGGACCATTTGCGGACGTCCAGCGAGGTCGCGGATTTGCTGTTCCGCAACATTACGAACCTGAACCGGGCCATCGTGCTGAACGGCAGCCTGCGCAACGACCTTGTCGCCGGCGTCGGCCGAACCGACGAAGAACAGAGCGTCATCCGCAAGCGGATGCAATCCGAGCTGCAGCGGATGATTAACGATAATTTCGTGGATTCCCGGTTTATCGAGTCGATATGCATATACAACGTCGATTACGACGCGTTCTGTCTGGGGCGAACCGACGACGCCGGCATTTACGAAGGTCCGAGCAGGCTTGCGGCCATAAGCGGCGAGCGGTGGCATCGAACCGCCGTCGACGCGCAGGGAAGAGTCGTTTTTTTCGGCTACAACGTGCTTGGAGACTCGCAAAATTCGTTTTCCACGGTCAAGCTTTTCCGCGATCCCGTCAGCCACAGCGGCCAGCCGATCGGCATGCTCGTTTTCAACATTTCGAAATCGATTTTCGGCACGATCTTCACCGGGGCGCAAAAATACGGCGGCGAATTTATCGCGCTCGACGCTTCCGCGGGCGATGTGGCCGCCATGCTCTATCCCGCCTCTTCCGCACACTTCCGAAACCTGGAGCCTGGCGACGAACCCGCGGTCGTCAGCCAACTGCAGAAGCAAGGCTTCCTCGTCAGCCGGCATCCGAACGAGACGACCGGATGGACGTTTCTCCACGTCATCGAAATGAAGGAGCTGCTGCGGCAATCGAACAAAATCGCGACGTACACGACGCTGATCGCCTCTTCCATCGCCGTCGTCGCGATGCTCATCTCCTTTTTCCTGTCGGGCAGCATTACCCGCCCGCTCCTTCAGTTGAAAAAAATGATGGTGGACTGGACCAAAGGGGCCCGGGACTTCGGCGGAACGTTCGAGCGGGACGAGGTCGGCGCGATCGGCGAATCGTTCAAGCGGATGGCGGCGGAGAACGCGAATTTGAACGAAAAGCTGGTCCGCTCCGAGCTGAAGGAACGGGAAGCGGAGCTGCGAACGCTGCAGGCGCAAATCAAACCCCATTTTTTATACAACACCCTGGACTCGATTTATTGGATGGCGACGCTGCAAAAAAACGACGATATCGCCCAAATGGCGGTCTCCCTGTCGGAAAGCTTCAAGCTGAGCCTGAACAAAGGCAAGGAGACGATTCCCGTCTTCAAGGAATTGAAGCACGTCGAGCATTATTTGACGATTCAGAACATCCGGTACGATCGTCGGTTCGCCTACGTGCAGGAGGTGGAGGATTCGATATTGGGGATGGAAATGCTGAAGCTGCTGCTGCAGCCGCTGGTGGAAAACGCGATCTACCACGGCTTGGAGCCGAAAATCGGGAAGGGCACGGTCCGGCTTACGGGAAAGAAGGAGCAGGATTTTCTCGTGTTCGCGGTGGAGGACGACGGGGTCGGCATCGAGGATATGGCCAAAACGGAACAGGGCTACGGCTTGAGCAACGTGAAGGAACGCCTGCTGCTGTATTACGGCCCGTCCAGCTCGCTGTCGATCGAAAGCGAGGCCGGCTTGGGAACGAGGATCCAACTAAAGTTCAAACCTTTCGCAAAGGATGTGAACCCGCGTGCTGAAAGCGGTGCTGTTCGATGA
- a CDS encoding EamA family transporter: MWLLYAAAAAFCFGMRAILYQWSSRKPLDRNLMLLGVFLCGTILTLAVNAFLGQPWTRGAMTGMAMGTFSFVANMAMYRGFAVGKASLVAIITALPPVVVAAGAYALWRETLNVWQFGALCVILLGIIVIRYSNDLKLSNLNGAQWAVLAMLGFAANDLSSKQSQLWSAEVLPTLTTMFATGSLLFFAVWFKMSVQPKRRAADLDSPDGTASAARSAGATVNAVAETEADPGRPPRWPAWRTLLWGMTVGLTNASGMMLILPAFKLGAAGLVSAVIATNVLLILLFTRVFLKERFTRAQLLGIGVTIAGVLLLRLME, from the coding sequence ATGTGGCTTTTGTACGCAGCGGCCGCCGCCTTCTGTTTCGGCATGCGCGCCATTTTGTACCAGTGGTCGTCGCGCAAGCCGCTTGACCGCAATCTGATGCTGCTGGGCGTTTTTTTGTGCGGCACGATCCTGACGCTGGCCGTCAACGCCTTCCTCGGGCAGCCGTGGACCCGGGGCGCCATGACCGGCATGGCGATGGGAACGTTCTCGTTCGTGGCCAACATGGCGATGTACCGCGGCTTCGCCGTCGGCAAAGCGTCGCTCGTCGCGATCATCACCGCGCTGCCGCCCGTCGTCGTCGCGGCCGGAGCTTACGCGCTATGGCGCGAAACGCTGAACGTTTGGCAATTCGGCGCGCTCTGCGTCATCCTGCTCGGCATCATCGTCATTCGTTATTCCAACGATCTGAAGCTGTCCAATCTGAACGGAGCGCAATGGGCCGTTCTCGCGATGCTCGGCTTCGCGGCCAACGACCTCTCCTCCAAGCAGTCCCAGCTCTGGAGCGCGGAGGTGCTTCCGACGCTGACGACGATGTTCGCGACGGGTTCGCTGCTGTTTTTCGCGGTCTGGTTCAAAATGTCCGTCCAGCCGAAACGCCGGGCCGCGGATTTGGATTCGCCGGACGGCACGGCATCGGCCGCCCGCTCGGCCGGGGCGACGGTGAACGCGGTCGCGGAGACGGAGGCGGACCCCGGACGACCGCCGCGCTGGCCGGCTTGGCGTACGCTTCTGTGGGGCATGACGGTCGGCCTGACGAACGCTTCCGGGATGATGCTCATCCTTCCCGCGTTCAAGTTGGGCGCGGCCGGACTCGTGTCCGCCGTCATCGCCACGAACGTGCTGCTCATTCTTCTGTTTACCCGCGTGTTCCTGAAGGAACGGTTCACGCGCGCGCAACTGCTCGGAATCGGCGTTACCATTGCCGGCGTGCTCCTGCTGCGGTTGATGGAATAG
- a CDS encoding response regulator: MLKAVLFDDEFIVVKGLRESIDWAGFGIELAGTAGDGVSALALFRSVRPDLLLTDIRMPGMDGLQLIEAVLREAPETYCIVFSGFNEFDYVRQAIQLGVADYLEKPITIRAMENAIRKALGKIGAQRETLAIRRKWEDSRRELLEKATLDLLLLGADAEWKWREHFGAQADHVAAVTVFAGSGDFRVPDRPEYEAVAVRSGEERLAAVFHFIPPSHDFRDMLAQEAEHAELAVGGGRSYFDPAQARASYLEAKKALRSALFLNMKGLVRFEELGAKLTAPSGLSEREEDIILCMRAGDYAGLMERVDRFIAWIRAEKIDPEVAEREMVKLLYLALEAAREGGAAALPDSFVPHVEIREMLAKGKMPEWFREQMERIADRSRESRRTSGIASVERARSFIERNLSRDLSLEEVAEHVGMNASYLSVLFKEAVGESYIKYVTRIRIERAKKLLSAGMKVNDVSERVGYRAYRHFSEVFKRVTGFTPGQYREEKGAPK; the protein is encoded by the coding sequence GTGCTGAAAGCGGTGCTGTTCGATGATGAATTTATCGTGGTCAAAGGGCTCCGGGAGTCGATCGACTGGGCGGGCTTCGGCATCGAGCTGGCGGGGACGGCCGGGGACGGGGTGTCGGCGCTCGCGCTGTTTCGGTCCGTTCGGCCTGACTTGCTCCTGACGGACATCCGGATGCCGGGCATGGACGGCCTGCAGCTGATCGAAGCCGTTCTGCGGGAAGCGCCGGAAACGTATTGCATCGTGTTCAGCGGCTTCAACGAATTCGATTACGTCCGGCAAGCGATTCAATTGGGCGTGGCGGATTATTTGGAAAAGCCGATAACGATCCGGGCGATGGAAAACGCGATTCGAAAGGCGCTCGGGAAAATCGGCGCGCAGCGGGAAACGCTGGCGATCCGGCGCAAATGGGAGGACAGCCGGCGGGAGCTTCTCGAAAAAGCGACGCTGGACCTGCTCCTGCTGGGGGCGGACGCCGAATGGAAATGGCGGGAGCATTTCGGAGCGCAGGCGGATCATGTCGCGGCCGTGACCGTCTTCGCCGGCTCCGGCGATTTCCGGGTTCCGGATCGGCCGGAATACGAGGCGGTTGCGGTCCGAAGCGGCGAGGAGCGGCTTGCGGCCGTCTTTCATTTTATTCCCCCTTCCCATGACTTCCGGGACATGCTCGCCCAGGAGGCCGAGCATGCGGAGCTGGCCGTGGGCGGCGGCAGGTCCTATTTCGATCCGGCGCAAGCCCGCGCCAGCTATCTGGAAGCGAAAAAGGCGCTGCGCTCCGCTCTTTTTTTGAACATGAAGGGGTTGGTCCGCTTCGAGGAATTGGGAGCGAAGCTGACGGCGCCGAGCGGTCTGTCGGAACGGGAGGAGGACATCATTCTGTGCATGCGGGCGGGCGATTATGCCGGGTTGATGGAACGGGTCGACCGCTTCATCGCGTGGATTCGGGCCGAGAAGATCGATCCCGAGGTCGCGGAGCGGGAAATGGTGAAGCTCCTTTATTTGGCTCTCGAGGCGGCCAGGGAAGGAGGAGCGGCGGCGCTGCCGGACTCGTTCGTCCCGCATGTCGAGATCCGCGAAATGCTCGCCAAAGGCAAAATGCCCGAATGGTTCCGCGAACAGATGGAGCGCATCGCCGACCGGTCCAGGGAAAGCCGCCGGACGTCGGGAATCGCGTCGGTGGAGCGGGCGCGGAGCTTCATCGAACGGAATTTGAGCCGGGATTTGTCGCTGGAAGAAGTCGCGGAGCACGTCGGCATGAACGCTTCTTATTTGAGCGTGCTGTTCAAGGAAGCCGTCGGCGAATCGTACATCAAATACGTGACCCGCATCCGGATCGAACGCGCCAAAAAGCTGCTGTCCGCGGGCATGAAGGTGAACGACGTCAGCGAGCGGGTCGGTTATCGAGCGTACCGGCATTTTTCCGAAGTGTTCAAAAGGGTTACCGGGTTCACGCCCGGCCAGTACCGGGAGGAGAAAGGGGCGCCGAAATAG
- a CDS encoding carbohydrate ABC transporter permease, whose product MSKVIRRTYSNYFLLPAAVIYVAIFILPTVMSFFFSMTRWTLADWEFIGFQNFATFFQEPSLSIGFRNTFVYALVACTLKVVLGLLLGVFLTAKIKTKAYLRSVVFFPTLVSTIAVGIAFSMMMHPTEGMLNTSLAAIGITGPDWLGDTRIALLSVALVDVWKGVGFATVIYIAGIMSIPSDYYEALQIDGGNAFDKFWRIIVPLSRPATNTVIILAFIGGLRSFDLIWTMTKGGPGFATDLIASIIYKQYQAGFYGLATAGNVILFLFVTVLAYPLSAYLNRKEVDL is encoded by the coding sequence ATGAGCAAGGTCATCAGGCGGACGTATTCCAACTATTTTCTGCTGCCGGCGGCCGTCATCTATGTTGCGATTTTCATTTTGCCCACCGTCATGTCCTTCTTCTTCAGCATGACGAGATGGACGCTGGCGGATTGGGAGTTTATCGGCTTTCAGAACTTCGCTACCTTTTTTCAGGAGCCTTCGCTCAGCATCGGTTTTCGCAATACGTTCGTGTACGCGCTCGTCGCGTGCACCCTGAAGGTCGTGCTGGGCTTGCTGCTCGGCGTGTTCCTGACGGCGAAAATCAAAACGAAAGCCTATTTGCGGTCGGTCGTTTTTTTCCCGACGCTGGTGAGCACGATCGCCGTCGGCATCGCCTTCAGCATGATGATGCATCCGACGGAAGGAATGTTGAATACATCGCTTGCCGCTATCGGCATAACCGGCCCCGACTGGCTGGGGGATACCCGGATCGCGCTCCTGTCCGTCGCGCTCGTCGACGTATGGAAAGGCGTCGGATTCGCGACGGTCATCTATATCGCCGGCATTATGTCGATTCCGTCGGATTATTACGAGGCGCTGCAAATCGACGGCGGCAACGCGTTCGATAAATTTTGGCGCATTATCGTTCCGCTCAGCCGTCCGGCGACGAATACCGTCATCATTCTGGCGTTCATCGGCGGCTTGCGCTCGTTCGATCTGATCTGGACGATGACGAAGGGCGGGCCGGGCTTCGCGACGGATTTGATCGCTTCCATCATTTACAAGCAGTACCAGGCCGGATTTTACGGGCTGGCGACCGCGGGCAACGTCATCCTGTTTCTGTTCGTGACGGTGCTGGCTTATCCGCTCTCCGCGTACTTGAACCGAAAAGAGGTCGACCTATGA
- a CDS encoding helix-turn-helix transcriptional regulator yields MNRVFKRAFRLSIPDYLVQLRMEEACRFIKEHPFVLIKEIAEHVGYADPFYFSKVFKQYTGYSPSDYKNKAE; encoded by the coding sequence TTGAACCGGGTTTTCAAACGCGCGTTCCGGCTATCGATCCCCGATTATCTCGTCCAGCTGCGCATGGAGGAAGCCTGCCGGTTCATCAAGGAGCATCCGTTCGTGCTGATCAAGGAAATCGCCGAGCACGTCGGCTATGCGGACCCTTTCTATTTCAGCAAGGTGTTCAAGCAGTATACCGGATACAGTCCCAGCGATTACAAAAACAAAGCCGAATAG